Proteins encoded in a region of the bacterium genome:
- a CDS encoding Re/Si-specific NAD(P)(+) transhydrogenase subunit alpha: MKIAVPRERLAGERRVAASPDTAKKLVGLGHEVVVEAGAGAGACFTDAHYQQAGATLLEGPEAVVGAADVVLKVRRPLRGERGAPDEVALMKEGAMLIGLLAPHQDPAALQAYAARRLTTFALELLPRISRAQAMDVLSSQANLAGYKAVLEAANALGHAFPMMMTAAGTIAPARVLVMGVGVAGLQAIATARRLGAIVSATDVRPATKEQVESLGGRFLMVEDEETRSAETAGGYAREMSAEYQQKQAALIRDTVRTVDVVITAAQIPGRPAPVLLTEEMVADMKPGAVIVDLAVESGGNCALSKRDEVVVAHGVTIVGYENWPSRIATDASALYAKNLLHFITPMFDKQTGQLNIDGDDEIVKATLLTRDGAIVHPMFLDEKELSRAGRG; encoded by the coding sequence GTGAAAATCGCCGTCCCGAGAGAACGGCTGGCCGGCGAGCGGCGGGTTGCAGCCTCCCCGGATACAGCAAAGAAATTGGTCGGTCTCGGCCACGAGGTGGTCGTGGAGGCGGGCGCCGGGGCAGGCGCGTGTTTCACGGACGCCCACTACCAGCAGGCTGGCGCAACCCTGCTCGAGGGACCGGAGGCCGTGGTCGGCGCGGCGGATGTTGTGCTCAAGGTGCGGCGACCGCTCCGCGGAGAGCGGGGTGCCCCCGACGAGGTCGCCCTGATGAAGGAAGGCGCGATGCTGATCGGGCTGCTCGCGCCTCACCAGGATCCTGCCGCGCTCCAGGCCTACGCCGCCAGGCGGCTCACGACGTTTGCGCTCGAGCTCCTGCCGCGGATCAGCCGCGCGCAGGCGATGGACGTGCTGTCCTCCCAGGCCAACCTGGCCGGGTACAAGGCGGTCCTGGAGGCGGCCAACGCGCTCGGGCATGCGTTCCCGATGATGATGACCGCGGCCGGGACGATCGCGCCCGCGCGCGTCCTCGTGATGGGCGTCGGCGTGGCGGGCCTGCAGGCGATCGCGACCGCCCGCCGTCTCGGCGCCATCGTCTCGGCGACGGACGTCCGCCCCGCGACCAAGGAGCAGGTGGAGAGCCTCGGCGGACGCTTCCTCATGGTGGAGGACGAGGAGACGCGGTCCGCCGAAACGGCAGGCGGTTACGCCCGCGAGATGAGCGCCGAGTACCAGCAGAAACAGGCCGCCCTCATCCGCGACACGGTGCGGACGGTCGATGTCGTCATCACGGCCGCCCAGATCCCGGGCCGGCCGGCCCCGGTGCTCCTGACCGAGGAGATGGTCGCGGACATGAAGCCGGGCGCCGTGATCGTGGATCTCGCGGTGGAGAGCGGCGGCAACTGCGCGCTGTCGAAGCGGGACGAGGTGGTGGTGGCGCACGGCGTGACGATCGTCGGGTACGAGAACTGGCCCAGCCGGATCGCGACCGACGCGTCCGCGCTGTACGCGAAGAACCTGCTTCACTTCATTACGCCGATGTTCGACAAGCAGACCGGGCAGTTGAACATCGACGGGGACGACGAGATCGTGAAGGCGACGCTCCTGACCCGGGACGGGGCGATCGTGCATCCGATGTTCCTCGATGAGAAGGAGTTGAGTCGTGCGGGGCGTGGTTGA
- the nifJ gene encoding pyruvate:ferredoxin (flavodoxin) oxidoreductase: MSGSRATMDGNTAVAHVAYRVNELCIIYPITPSSTMAELADDWTAAGVRNIWGNVPIVQEMQSEGGAAGAVHGALQSGALATTFTASQGLLLMLPNMFKIAGELTATVFHVAARSLATSALSIFGDHSDVMAVRTTGFALLASGSVQEAHDMALIAQAATLASRVPFVHFFDGFRTSHELNTLTLISDEHLRAMIDDDLVRQHRARALNPERPFIRGTAHNPDTFFQAREAVNPYYARVPDIVQSAMDRFAGLTGRRYRTVEYAGALDAERVVVIMGSGAETARETAEWLCARGEKVGVVQVRLFHPWPARAFLDAVPRSARAISVLERTKEPGSAGEPLYLDVVTTLAQASAEAGGPPMPVVVGGRYGLSSKDFTPAMVKAAFDELGRERPKNGFTLGIIDDVSHTSLAVDRAFSIEPPSVTRAVFYGLGADGTVSANKNSVKILAEDGSLYAQGYFVYDSHKSGAQTVSHLRFGPSPIRSPYLIDAADFLACHQFDFLFRQDVLSLAAPNATFLLNSPHGPDALWDHLPRLVQEQILAKRLRVFVIDANRVARDAGLGTHTNTVLQTCFFAISGVLPRDRAIDEIKTAIRKTYARRGEKVLRQNFAAVDRALAELHEVDLTGRRPGVRELAPIVPPDAPLFVREVTAAIMAGHGDDVPVSRIPADGTFPSGTAAYEKRNIADVVPVWEPDLCIQCGQCSFVCPHSVIRSRYYHEDRMAGAPATFKSAPVNARGYPETRFTLQFYVEDCTGCGLCIEACPADSPTVPGMKAINLADKRPLVEPERENVRFFEALPVNDRARVDFANVRGVQFLQPLFEFSGACAGCGETPYLRLLSQLFGDRLQVANATGCSSIYGGNLPVTPWTANHEGRGPAWTNSLFEDNAEFGMGFRLAVDKQVELARTRLRDVAETVGRELAEAILAAPQIQESEIRAQRDRLAQLKERLGGLADPRARDLLSVVDYLIRRSVWIVGGDGWAYDIGYGGLDHVLASGRDVNVLVLDTEVYSNTGGQASKATPLGAVAKFAAAGKRTARKDLGLQAIAYGNVYVAQVAMGANPQQTLLAFREAEAYDGPALILAYSHCIAHGIDMRFGMRQQALAVGSGYWPLFRFNPAMRETGQNPFRLDSPRPVIPFRDYARNEARYTSLAASRPQEADALMRMAQAVVDEKYRQYEDMAARDGSRFHPATVGTPADSQGA; the protein is encoded by the coding sequence ATGAGCGGGTCCAGGGCGACGATGGATGGCAACACCGCGGTGGCGCACGTCGCCTACCGGGTGAACGAGCTGTGCATCATCTATCCGATCACGCCGTCCTCCACCATGGCGGAGCTCGCGGACGATTGGACGGCCGCGGGCGTCCGGAACATTTGGGGGAACGTGCCGATCGTGCAGGAAATGCAGAGCGAGGGGGGCGCCGCCGGCGCCGTGCACGGCGCCCTTCAGTCGGGCGCGCTCGCGACGACCTTCACCGCGTCGCAAGGGCTGCTGCTCATGTTGCCGAACATGTTCAAGATCGCGGGGGAGCTGACCGCGACCGTGTTCCACGTCGCGGCGCGGTCGCTGGCCACGTCGGCGTTGTCGATCTTCGGAGACCACTCCGACGTCATGGCCGTGCGTACGACCGGGTTCGCTTTGCTGGCGTCCGGGTCGGTTCAGGAAGCGCACGACATGGCACTGATCGCCCAGGCGGCGACGCTCGCCTCCCGCGTCCCGTTTGTGCACTTCTTCGACGGGTTCCGCACGTCCCACGAGCTCAACACGCTCACGCTGATCTCGGACGAGCACCTGCGGGCGATGATCGACGACGACCTCGTCCGGCAGCACCGGGCCCGTGCGCTCAACCCGGAGCGGCCGTTCATCCGCGGCACCGCGCACAACCCCGACACCTTTTTCCAGGCGCGGGAAGCGGTCAACCCGTACTACGCCCGGGTGCCGGACATCGTGCAGAGCGCGATGGACCGCTTCGCGGGGCTCACCGGCCGGCGGTACCGGACGGTGGAGTACGCCGGCGCCCTGGACGCCGAGCGCGTGGTCGTGATCATGGGCTCCGGAGCGGAAACGGCGCGCGAAACCGCGGAGTGGTTGTGTGCGAGGGGCGAGAAGGTCGGCGTCGTCCAGGTGCGGTTGTTCCACCCGTGGCCCGCGCGCGCGTTCCTGGACGCCGTACCCCGGTCGGCTCGGGCGATCTCGGTGCTCGAGCGCACGAAGGAGCCGGGCTCCGCGGGGGAACCGCTCTACCTCGACGTGGTGACGACGCTCGCGCAGGCCTCGGCGGAGGCGGGCGGTCCGCCGATGCCGGTCGTCGTCGGCGGGCGATACGGCCTGTCCTCGAAAGACTTCACCCCGGCGATGGTCAAGGCCGCCTTCGACGAGCTCGGCCGCGAACGGCCGAAGAACGGCTTCACGCTCGGGATCATCGACGACGTTTCGCACACCAGCCTCGCGGTCGACCGCGCCTTTTCGATCGAGCCTCCCTCGGTGACGCGCGCGGTCTTCTATGGGCTGGGGGCGGACGGGACGGTCAGCGCCAACAAGAACAGCGTGAAGATCCTGGCCGAGGACGGATCGCTCTACGCGCAGGGGTACTTCGTCTACGACTCGCACAAGTCCGGCGCGCAGACCGTGTCGCACCTCCGGTTCGGCCCGTCGCCGATCCGCTCCCCGTACCTGATCGACGCGGCGGACTTCCTGGCCTGCCACCAGTTCGACTTCCTGTTCCGCCAGGACGTGCTGAGCCTGGCCGCGCCCAACGCGACGTTCCTGCTGAACAGCCCGCACGGGCCGGACGCGCTGTGGGACCACCTGCCCAGGTTGGTGCAGGAGCAGATCCTCGCGAAGCGCCTTCGCGTGTTCGTGATCGACGCTAACCGGGTGGCCCGCGACGCCGGCCTGGGCACCCACACGAACACCGTGCTCCAGACCTGCTTCTTCGCGATCTCCGGCGTGCTGCCGCGGGACCGCGCCATCGACGAGATCAAGACGGCGATTCGCAAGACGTATGCCCGCCGGGGCGAGAAGGTGCTGCGGCAGAACTTCGCCGCCGTGGACCGCGCGCTCGCCGAACTGCACGAGGTCGACCTGACCGGCCGCCGCCCCGGCGTTCGGGAGCTGGCGCCGATCGTGCCGCCGGACGCGCCGCTGTTCGTGCGGGAGGTCACGGCGGCGATCATGGCCGGGCACGGCGACGACGTGCCGGTGAGCCGGATCCCCGCCGACGGCACGTTCCCCTCGGGGACCGCCGCGTACGAGAAGCGCAACATCGCCGACGTCGTTCCGGTGTGGGAGCCTGATCTCTGCATCCAGTGCGGCCAGTGCAGTTTCGTCTGTCCGCACAGCGTCATCCGCTCCCGGTACTATCACGAGGACCGGATGGCCGGCGCGCCGGCGACGTTCAAGTCGGCGCCGGTGAACGCGCGCGGCTATCCGGAGACGCGCTTCACGCTGCAGTTCTACGTTGAGGACTGCACGGGGTGCGGGTTGTGCATCGAGGCGTGCCCCGCCGACAGCCCGACGGTACCCGGGATGAAGGCGATCAACCTCGCCGACAAACGGCCGCTCGTGGAGCCGGAGCGGGAGAACGTCCGATTCTTCGAGGCGCTCCCGGTGAACGACCGCGCCCGCGTCGACTTCGCCAACGTGCGCGGCGTGCAGTTTCTGCAGCCCCTGTTCGAGTTCTCGGGTGCGTGCGCCGGCTGCGGCGAGACGCCGTACCTGCGCCTGCTGTCCCAGCTGTTCGGCGACCGGCTACAGGTCGCGAACGCCACGGGGTGCTCGTCGATCTACGGCGGCAACCTCCCGGTCACGCCGTGGACGGCGAACCACGAAGGGCGGGGTCCGGCCTGGACGAACTCGTTGTTTGAGGACAACGCGGAGTTCGGGATGGGCTTCCGGCTCGCGGTCGACAAGCAGGTCGAGCTCGCACGCACGCGTCTCCGGGATGTGGCCGAGACGGTCGGACGCGAGCTCGCGGAGGCGATCCTGGCCGCTCCCCAGATCCAGGAGTCGGAGATCCGGGCACAGCGCGACCGGCTGGCGCAGCTCAAGGAGCGGCTCGGCGGGCTCGCCGACCCGCGGGCGCGCGACCTGCTCTCGGTCGTCGACTATCTGATCCGCCGGAGCGTCTGGATCGTCGGCGGCGACGGCTGGGCCTACGACATCGGGTACGGCGGCCTCGACCACGTGCTGGCGTCCGGTCGCGACGTGAACGTGCTCGTGCTCGATACCGAAGTTTACTCGAACACCGGCGGCCAGGCGTCGAAGGCGACGCCGCTCGGGGCGGTGGCCAAGTTCGCGGCCGCCGGCAAGCGCACGGCGCGAAAGGACCTGGGGTTGCAGGCGATCGCGTACGGCAACGTCTACGTGGCGCAGGTCGCGATGGGCGCAAACCCGCAGCAGACCTTGCTCGCGTTTCGCGAGGCCGAGGCCTACGACGGACCGGCGTTGATTCTCGCGTACAGCCACTGTATCGCTCATGGGATCGACATGCGCTTTGGGATGCGCCAGCAGGCGCTGGCGGTGGGATCCGGGTACTGGCCGCTGTTCCGCTTCAACCCGGCGATGCGCGAGACGGGACAGAACCCGTTCCGGCTCGATTCGCCCCGCCCGGTGATTCCGTTCCGGGACTACGCACGGAACGAGGCCCGCTACACCTCGCTCGCCGCGTCGCGCCCCCAGGAGGCCGACGCGCTGATGCGGATGGCGCAGGCGGTGGTCGACGAGAAGTACCGGCAGTACGAGGACATGGCGGCGCGCGACGGCAGCCGGTTCCATCCCGCGACGGTAGGGACGCCCGCGGATTCTCAGGGTGCGTGA
- a CDS encoding nucleoside monophosphate kinase, protein MPEGTKRRAAPMVRARTALHAGGTAPIILLIGPPGSGKGTQARLLAGLRRQVHIEVGEHLRSEVRRHSRLGRRISHYVAAGALVPREIVRAEVAAILHKKKRAIARSGAILDGYPRTLAQAKDLLRLLRDAGLRNPLLVVSLRGPDRLFVARLLQRGRSDDTPAVARRRLRLFHKATAPILRFLRPRLPVIDVAAVSSVPVVMHAIQAGLDARYRSDGARAWTPRPERAVTARRSAPRAGGRGDGPAPQSRQQPGAKARSKRAS, encoded by the coding sequence TTGCCCGAGGGAACGAAGCGTCGCGCGGCACCGATGGTCCGCGCCCGCACAGCGCTCCATGCTGGCGGAACCGCCCCGATCATCCTGCTCATCGGTCCTCCGGGATCGGGTAAGGGCACTCAGGCGCGCCTCCTCGCCGGCCTCCGGCGGCAGGTGCACATCGAGGTCGGCGAGCACCTCCGAAGCGAGGTGCGGCGCCACTCACGCCTCGGGCGCCGGATCAGCCACTATGTCGCGGCCGGGGCGCTCGTGCCGAGGGAGATCGTGCGGGCAGAGGTCGCCGCCATCCTGCACAAGAAAAAGCGGGCCATTGCCCGGAGCGGCGCGATCCTCGACGGCTATCCGCGGACACTGGCGCAGGCCAAAGACCTGCTGCGCCTGCTTCGCGATGCCGGCCTGCGCAACCCGCTCCTCGTCGTGAGTCTCCGGGGGCCGGACCGATTGTTCGTCGCACGGCTGCTCCAGCGCGGACGCTCCGACGACACGCCCGCGGTCGCCCGCCGGCGCCTCCGCCTGTTCCACAAAGCCACGGCGCCGATCCTCCGGTTCCTGCGGCCGCGGCTGCCGGTGATCGACGTCGCCGCGGTTTCGTCGGTGCCGGTCGTCATGCACGCCATCCAGGCCGGTCTGGACGCGCGATACCGCTCCGACGGAGCGCGGGCGTGGACGCCGCGACCCGAGCGTGCGGTGACCGCACGCCGGTCAGCCCCGAGAGCCGGGGGGCGCGGGGACGGCCCGGCGCCGCAATCGCGCCAACAGCCCGGCGCGAAAGCCCGCAGCAAGCGAGCCAGCTAG
- a CDS encoding NAD(P)(+) transhydrogenase (Re/Si-specific) subunit beta has product MSADLAALLYLASAVLFILALRGLSNPESARMGNVFGMAGMAVAILTTALGPQVTSYGSIALAVCAGGIVGLVIAFRIKMAAMPQLVAAFHSLVGLAAVLVAAAAFYHPTGYGIVNALGQIRVQSRIEMSLGVVIGAVTFTGSIVAFTRLQGVISGDPVVFRGQHALNVVIGAVIVLLLGAFVHTPSADVFWVVTMLAFVLGVTLVAPIGGADMPVVISMLNSYSGWAAAGIGFTLENSALIVTGALVGSSGAILSYIMCRAMNRSFVSVILGGFGGESAGPAARKTDRSVTSGSAEDAAFILENAASVIIVPGYGMAVAQAQHAVREMADALKRRGVRVSYAIHPVAGRMPGHMNVLLAEANVPYDEVFALEEINSDFQATDVAYVIGANDITNPAARDDPSSPIYGMPILDVDRAKTVLFVKRSLAPGYAGIDNALFYKSNTMMLFGDAKKMTEEIVKAL; this is encoded by the coding sequence ATGTCGGCTGATCTCGCGGCGCTCCTATACCTAGCCTCGGCGGTACTGTTCATTCTCGCGTTGCGCGGGCTCTCCAACCCGGAGTCGGCGCGGATGGGCAACGTGTTCGGCATGGCCGGCATGGCCGTCGCCATCCTGACGACCGCGCTCGGCCCGCAGGTCACGTCGTACGGCAGCATCGCGCTCGCGGTCTGCGCCGGCGGGATCGTCGGCCTCGTGATCGCGTTCCGCATCAAGATGGCCGCGATGCCCCAGCTCGTGGCCGCCTTTCACAGCCTCGTCGGACTGGCCGCGGTGCTGGTGGCGGCCGCGGCCTTCTACCATCCTACGGGCTACGGGATCGTCAACGCTCTGGGGCAGATCAGGGTGCAGAGCCGGATCGAGATGTCGCTCGGCGTCGTCATCGGCGCCGTGACGTTCACGGGGTCCATCGTCGCGTTCACGCGGCTGCAGGGCGTGATCTCCGGCGATCCGGTGGTGTTCCGGGGCCAGCACGCGCTCAACGTCGTGATCGGCGCCGTTATCGTCCTGCTGCTGGGCGCGTTCGTGCACACGCCGTCCGCGGACGTGTTTTGGGTCGTGACCATGCTGGCGTTCGTGCTGGGGGTCACGCTCGTGGCGCCGATCGGTGGCGCGGACATGCCGGTCGTGATCTCGATGCTCAACAGCTACTCGGGGTGGGCCGCCGCGGGCATCGGCTTCACGCTCGAGAACTCCGCGCTCATCGTCACCGGCGCGCTGGTGGGGTCGTCCGGCGCGATCCTGAGCTACATCATGTGCCGGGCGATGAACCGGTCGTTCGTGAGCGTCATTCTCGGCGGGTTCGGCGGCGAGAGCGCCGGACCGGCGGCGCGGAAAACCGATCGGTCCGTGACGTCGGGCTCGGCGGAAGACGCCGCGTTCATTCTCGAGAACGCGGCGTCGGTGATCATCGTGCCGGGCTACGGGATGGCGGTGGCGCAGGCGCAGCACGCGGTCCGGGAGATGGCCGACGCGCTGAAGCGCCGGGGCGTGCGCGTCTCGTACGCGATCCACCCGGTCGCGGGCCGGATGCCCGGTCACATGAACGTGCTGCTGGCCGAGGCGAACGTGCCGTACGATGAGGTCTTCGCGCTGGAGGAGATCAACTCGGACTTTCAGGCGACGGACGTGGCCTACGTGATCGGCGCGAATGACATCACGAACCCCGCGGCGCGGGACGATCCCTCGAGCCCGATCTACGGGATGCCGATCCTGGACGTGGACCGGGCGAAGACCGTGCTGTTCGTGAAGCGATCGCTCGCGCCGGGCTACGCCGGGATCGACAACGCGCTCTTCTACAAATCCAACACGATGATGCTGTTCGGCGATGCGAAGAAGATGACCGAGGAGATTGTGAAGGCGCTGTAG
- a CDS encoding NAD(P)-binding protein yields the protein MVPPMRDMSPVVDLTREPGTGPVRARRPMYVSLLPPCNHACPAGEDIQAWLGLAQAGKFRAAWGALIRDNPLPAVHGRVCYHPCESSCNRAGLDSAVSIHAVERFLGDLANAEGWTVPRGAPESGRRVLVVGAGPSGLSAAYHLRRLGHAVEICEAGPVAGGMLHFGIPEYRLPRSDLMADIHRIEAMGVTIRLNHKVTDLAAEKAAGGFDAAFVAIGAHIGRHVEIPARDAVRVLDAVTLLRGVGTGERPLLGRRVIVYGGGNTAMDAARTLRRIGATEPLIVYRRDRAHMPAHAFEADDAVAEGVKIKWLTTIKQIDGADVTVERMTLDEHGRPQATGELETLQADAVVLALGQETDSAFLRSVPGVEFKDDGTIVVAPNMMTGAEGVFAGGDMVPSERTVTVAVGHGKKAARYIDAWLRGVVYEKPPAHPLVSLEMLNLPIYSDALPSEQPTLAPADRTASFAEVLAGLTEAQALHEARRCLSCGNCFECDNCYAACPETAIARLGPGNGYRVDLTRCTGCAVCVEQCPVHSMEMIPEPSADAAARRGGAS from the coding sequence ATGGTCCCTCCCATGCGCGATATGAGCCCGGTCGTGGATCTTACGCGGGAACCGGGAACGGGTCCGGTTCGCGCCCGGCGGCCGATGTACGTCAGTCTCCTGCCGCCGTGCAACCACGCGTGCCCGGCCGGCGAGGACATCCAGGCGTGGCTCGGCCTGGCGCAGGCCGGGAAGTTCCGCGCGGCGTGGGGGGCGTTGATCCGCGACAATCCCCTGCCGGCGGTGCACGGCCGCGTGTGCTATCACCCGTGCGAGAGCTCGTGCAACCGGGCCGGTCTCGACAGCGCCGTCAGCATTCACGCGGTCGAACGCTTTCTCGGGGATCTTGCGAACGCCGAGGGGTGGACGGTCCCGCGCGGGGCGCCGGAGTCGGGACGCCGCGTGCTCGTGGTCGGCGCCGGACCGAGCGGGCTGTCCGCCGCGTACCACCTGCGCCGGCTCGGTCACGCGGTGGAGATTTGCGAAGCCGGGCCGGTAGCGGGCGGGATGCTCCACTTCGGGATCCCCGAGTACCGCCTGCCCCGCAGCGACTTGATGGCCGACATCCATCGCATCGAGGCGATGGGGGTGACGATCCGGCTCAACCATAAGGTCACCGACCTCGCCGCCGAGAAGGCGGCCGGCGGGTTCGACGCGGCGTTCGTGGCCATCGGCGCGCACATCGGCCGGCACGTGGAGATCCCGGCGCGCGACGCCGTCCGGGTGCTCGACGCGGTGACGCTGCTGCGGGGTGTCGGGACCGGCGAGCGCCCGCTGCTCGGCCGGCGCGTCATCGTGTACGGCGGCGGCAATACGGCGATGGACGCGGCACGGACGCTGCGCCGGATCGGCGCGACCGAGCCGCTGATCGTGTACCGCCGCGACCGCGCGCATATGCCGGCGCATGCGTTCGAGGCCGACGACGCCGTGGCCGAGGGCGTCAAGATCAAGTGGCTGACGACGATCAAACAGATCGACGGCGCCGACGTGACGGTCGAACGCATGACGCTCGACGAACACGGGCGGCCGCAGGCGACCGGCGAGCTCGAGACCCTGCAGGCTGACGCCGTCGTGCTGGCGCTCGGGCAGGAGACCGACAGTGCGTTCCTCCGGAGCGTGCCGGGCGTCGAGTTCAAGGACGACGGCACGATCGTCGTCGCGCCGAACATGATGACCGGGGCCGAGGGCGTGTTCGCAGGCGGCGACATGGTGCCGAGCGAGCGCACCGTCACCGTCGCGGTCGGACACGGCAAGAAGGCCGCGCGATACATCGACGCGTGGCTGCGCGGGGTCGTCTACGAGAAGCCGCCGGCCCATCCGCTCGTGTCGCTCGAGATGTTGAACCTGCCCATCTACAGCGATGCGCTGCCGTCGGAACAGCCGACGCTGGCGCCCGCCGACCGCACGGCGAGCTTCGCCGAGGTGCTCGCGGGCCTCACCGAGGCGCAGGCGCTGCACGAGGCGCGCCGGTGCCTCTCGTGCGGCAACTGCTTCGAGTGCGACAACTGCTACGCAGCGTGCCCGGAGACCGCGATCGCGAGGCTCGGCCCCGGGAACGGCTACCGCGTGGACCTCACGCGATGCACGGGCTGCGCCGTGTGCGTGGAACAGTGTCCGGTGCACTCGATGGAGATGATCCCCGAACCATCGGCGGACGCCGCGGCGCGGCGGGGAGGCGCGTCATGA
- a CDS encoding NAD(P) transhydrogenase subunit alpha, whose protein sequence is MRGVVDPLVFQISIFVLAVFVGYYVVWSVTPALHTPLMSVTNAISSVIIVGALIAAGPAEVTRSKVLGLVATALVSVNIFGGFAVTQRMLVMYRKRKR, encoded by the coding sequence GTGCGGGGCGTGGTTGATCCGCTGGTCTTCCAGATCTCCATTTTCGTGCTCGCGGTGTTCGTGGGCTACTACGTCGTGTGGAGCGTGACGCCCGCGCTGCACACTCCGCTGATGTCGGTGACGAACGCGATCTCGTCGGTGATCATCGTGGGTGCGCTGATCGCGGCGGGTCCGGCCGAGGTGACGCGGTCCAAGGTGTTGGGCCTCGTGGCGACCGCGCTGGTCTCGGTGAACATCTTCGGCGGCTTCGCCGTCACGCAGCGGATGCTGGTGATGTACCGGAAGCGAAAGCGATAG
- a CDS encoding cytochrome ubiquinol oxidase subunit I — MTDSVIADRIQFTFTIMFHYLFPILTMGLAPLIVVLKTLELRRGDARYGAAARFWTRIFALNFAMGVITGIPMEFQFGTNWAQFSAFAGGIIGQTLGLEGVFSFFLESTFLGILLFGEGRVSPRLHWLSSVLVAAGAWLSGLFITATNAWMQHPVGYRVAADGTVQIGSLAALLGNPFLWWQYAHVMNGAVLSAAVVMASVGAYYLLAGRHLEFGRLSVAMGVGVGAVFALTQLFPTGDMNSRNVTAYQPVKLAAMEGLFETRYGAPLAILGMPSTTEHRLLDPVEVPDVLSYVAYGSFRAEVKGLNDYPEAEWPLVQLTYYAYHIMVGLGTMLIAALLLGVALWWRGALFASRWFLWILLLLLPFPYIANEAGWVVSEVGRQPWLVYGLLRTVAGVSPNVAAGETIFTVLGFAGMYALLGVLTVFLAILIVLRGPDEGPMERAR, encoded by the coding sequence ATGACCGACTCCGTGATCGCCGACCGCATCCAGTTTACGTTCACCATCATGTTCCACTACCTGTTTCCGATCTTGACGATGGGGCTCGCCCCGCTGATCGTCGTGCTGAAGACGCTCGAGCTCCGTCGCGGCGACGCGCGGTACGGCGCGGCGGCCCGCTTCTGGACCCGGATCTTCGCGCTCAACTTCGCGATGGGCGTGATCACCGGGATCCCCATGGAGTTCCAGTTCGGGACCAACTGGGCCCAGTTCTCCGCGTTCGCCGGGGGCATCATCGGGCAGACGCTCGGGCTGGAAGGCGTGTTCTCGTTCTTCTTGGAGTCCACGTTCCTCGGGATCCTGCTGTTCGGGGAGGGGCGCGTCTCCCCGCGGCTCCACTGGTTGTCCTCGGTGCTCGTCGCCGCGGGCGCGTGGCTGTCCGGTCTCTTCATCACCGCGACCAACGCCTGGATGCAGCACCCGGTCGGCTACCGCGTCGCCGCGGACGGCACCGTGCAGATCGGCAGCCTGGCGGCGCTGCTCGGGAACCCGTTCCTGTGGTGGCAGTACGCCCACGTGATGAACGGCGCGGTCCTGTCCGCCGCCGTCGTCATGGCGTCCGTGGGCGCCTACTATCTGCTCGCGGGGCGGCATCTTGAGTTCGGCCGGCTCTCGGTGGCGATGGGCGTCGGCGTGGGCGCGGTGTTCGCGCTGACCCAGTTGTTTCCGACCGGCGACATGAACAGCCGGAACGTGACCGCCTACCAGCCGGTCAAGCTGGCCGCGATGGAAGGGTTGTTCGAGACCCGGTACGGCGCACCGCTGGCCATCCTCGGGATGCCGTCCACGACCGAGCACCGACTGCTCGATCCGGTCGAGGTTCCCGACGTGCTCAGCTATGTCGCGTACGGCAGCTTCCGCGCGGAGGTCAAGGGGCTCAACGACTATCCCGAGGCGGAGTGGCCCCTCGTGCAGCTCACGTACTACGCCTACCACATCATGGTGGGGCTCGGCACCATGCTGATCGCCGCCCTGCTCCTCGGGGTGGCGCTGTGGTGGCGGGGCGCACTGTTCGCCAGCCGGTGGTTCCTGTGGATCCTCCTGCTGCTGCTGCCGTTTCCCTATATCGCGAACGAGGCCGGCTGGGTGGTCAGCGAGGTCGGACGCCAGCCGTGGCTCGTGTACGGGCTCCTGCGGACGGTCGCCGGCGTCTCCCCGAACGTCGCGGCGGGCGAAACGATCTTCACGGTCCTCGGGTTCGCCGGCATGTACGCGTTGCTCGGCGTTCTCACGGTGTTTCTGGCGATCCTGATCGTGTTGCGCGGCCCGGACGAGGGCCCGATGGAACGGGCGCGCTGA